CGTTTTATTTGCTTCTAATTGCAGTAGGCAAAACCTACCTCAACTAATCGAGACCTCTGATTAACGGTTGGCAGGGCAGTTAGCCAAGTTATTAGTGGTACCTGTCCCAGCGGAAATCCAGCCGAGGCGATCGCGACCAGACACGCTGGTGTAGAAGACGCGAATCCACTTGCCATTGGTTTGGGTGGGGTTGGTGAGGAAAACTCTAGCTCCCTTGGCAGGCCCATCAGAACTGCCTTGATAAACTTGAGGCGTAGTGCCGGGGTTTTCGTAGGCTCTTAACCCAAAGCGTAGCGACTCATATCCTGCACCATCTACATCCGGGTCACGCAATCTGCGGCATTCTCCGCGCTGCGCATTGCCAGGAGTGGTAGGGGTGTTACCGCCAGTGCAGTTGGTGACAAGGTTGGTGGTTTGAATCCAGCCAACACTAGGGGTTCTGATTTGAGCGATGCCGTTGCCGAGTACACCTGTGAGGGTAACGCTAGCTCTAGCAGGAACAGCTCCAATTCTGCGGGTGAGTTGGGTGTCTTCGTAGATGTTGACTGCGGCAGTGGTACCACGGCAAGTGCCAATGTAATCTGGCCTTTCGCTCAGGGAGGTGGTTGCAGCAGGCGCGGCAGCAGGGGCAGGAGCTGGGCTAGGGGCAGGGCTGGGAGTTGGGCTTTCAGCTTGGGCTAGAAGTTGATCTGTCTGCTGGTTTGAGTTTTGGTCTGCGATCGCGTTGGCAGTGGCTCCAAAACCTGTTCCAGCGTTGACGGTCGCGGCAAACAGTAGAGCACAGCTAATTCTTTTTATGTTTTTGTAATTCATTTTTTATGCTAGGAAAAATACTCCTCACCGGAAAGTCTACCAAGAAAAAATTTTTTAGGGGTTAACTCGATACACAAGTCAGCAAACCTTAACTATTTGGATATAAAAAGCAAAGCGATCGCCCCTACTGTTTTGAGTTTCAGAGGAGCGATCGCCTGACAATTGATACAACTTGCTATACTAAAACCTCTTCGTTACCTCCATCATCAGTTGACACAAGCTCGGTTGTGACATTTCCTTTATCTAAGCGGCTCACTCTACTCTTGAGTTCCGACGCTAGCCTGTAAATTGCATGTAAGTCGTCAATGGGATGACTCACTTCCTTCTTATCTTCACTAAATAGGCTGACGTACTTCTGTTTTGAGTTGAAGCGCAGTCGGCAAACAGTTTTCCAAGTATTGCCATCCAGCAAAATGCCAGCGTAACTTTTAGTGTCTTTAAGCTGAATCCGTTTCGGATCAATGACCTCGCTTAAAATCGCTTTAACTATTAGAAATCCTTCTAGCTCTTCTTCAGTTGTAATAATCCCGTCACTCGGAACACCAGTGGACGGATTAGATGGAATAGATGCAGCATCCTCCGCCTTCAGAGCTGTTTGAAGCGTTCCTGTAATCCGCTCTTTAATAAACTCGCTTAACGACGACTTAACGATATCAGCGAACATGTCAATCACTGATTGTTTGAGCTTATCCTGATAAATCTGAGAAGCAAAAAATTTAACAAATTCTGGCGAAGGATTGATGAGCTGCTCAGCCATAATCCGCTTAATTTCTCTGGTATACATCAAGCTGGTGGCTGTGTTCTTCAATTCATCTGGATTAAAAGAAGATTTTGAGAACTTTTTTAACTCATCTAAAGGAGCTTCTTGGATATTTAGCATATTGAACTCTAGAAATGGTCTAGAGTCCATAATATTTTGCTTCTCCAAATCGGAGTAGAAACGATAGATAATTCCATTGGTTAAAATACTAAATTTCGCTTCCGTCGCGTTGAAGTATTTGAATAGCTGGGAAATATGCTGCGGCTTCTCTAAGCTTTCACCACATGATTTGCACTCAATCAAGATAATTGGTTTCCCATCTTGAAGAATTGCGTAGTCAACTTTATCTCCTTTCACCTCTGGTACATCCGCACCAAATTCAGGATACACCTCACCCGGATTGAAGACGTTGTAGCCCAGAGCTTGCATAAAGGGCATGATCAGAGCACTTTTTGTAGCCTGCTCGTTACCCAAAATCTGATCCCTTAATTTAGGGATTTGGTCACTGATTCCTCTGAGCTGATCGATAAAGTCCATTAAATTTTCTCCAGTTGGTGAGTAAGCGTACTGAGCAGTTTAATTATTAGAGTTGCGTTACTGCTAAGATGCCCTATCCCGCCTTGGTAGCTACGAAGAAACCGCAAACAAATTTGGCAATGTCATCAAGAGGCAATAAAGTTTTGAATAAAACTGTAATAACTACTCGAAAAAGACAAACTGCTGTTCGAGCAAACTCGACAGATTTGAAAGCGATCGCCCCTCTTCCTATATCGAAAGAACGATCGCAAATTGAACTGGGAACTCAAACGCTAATTATGGTTCTAAGTAAGTAGATGAGTTGCGATCGCTACTAAATGAAAAGCGATCGGATAGGCATTCCTGCTGAGAGAGCCAATGTTCCTCCATCGGATAGTCATTCCGAAGAGAGAAAAAAGGTAGTCTGCAAGCAGATATAGCAAAAAAGATTGTATGAGGTAGTTGGTGATGACTGGTTTCTCACGCTGGACTGCAAAAAGTACAGCACTGCTGGCTTTGGGGTTAACAACGGTTGTAGCTGCGCCTGTGGTGGCACCCATCGTCATGACAGCCCCAGCGAGCGCGGCTGAACTCTCCGATGTGCGCGACCATTGGGGTCGTCCATTTATTGAAAAACTGGCCGATGAAAACATCATTAGCGGCTTTCCGGATGGCACCTACAAGCCAAACCAACCCGTAACCCGGGCTCAATTTGCCGCGATCGTGCGGAAAGCCTTTAACAAAGATCGAATTCGTAGCTCACGTGGCTTTGCGGATGTCTCTAGTAACTATTGGGCAGCCAGTGCGATCGATGCGGCTTACGAAACAGGGTTTCTATCAGGCTACCCCAACAACCAGTTCCGTCCTGACGAACAGATTCCACGAGTGCAAGTCTTAGTTTCTCTCGCCAGTGGCCTCAATCTGAAAGCAGACCAAGCCGCTGCCAGCACTCTAGGCATCTATGCAGATGCAAGACAAATCCCTACCTACGCCACCGAAGGAGTCGCAGCCGCCACCGAAGATAACATTGTGGTCAACTATCCCAATGTTAGTTACCTAAATCCAAATGATGTAACGACAAGGGCCGAAGTTGCCGCCTTCATTTATCAGGCTTTAGTCAAATCAGGTCGGCTCCAGCCGTTAGCGACTCAGTTAGACGTAAATCGGTACATTGCTAAAAGCAATACCACTGGTACTACACCCACGGGTCAAACTCCAGTCAGTAACACACCAGCCGCTCAAAACCCAGAATTACGCATTGCTCAAGGCACCAAAGTAAACGTCAAATATGAAGCCTCGGATAAAGTGGTGGTGGCTCCGGGCGAAAGTATCAATATGACTTTAGTCACAGCTAGTGATGTCAAGAACTCTCAGGGGAAGGTGTTGATTCCAGTCAACAGCCGTCTGGAAGGCCAGTTGATTCCACGTTATAGCGGATCTACGTTTCTGGGTACGCAGTTCGTAGCGCAGCGCTTACTGGTGGGCAACCAAACCTACAACAGCCCCAATATCACCTCGCCTTTAGTCACTGCTAAAGCTCCGGAAGAAGTGAAGCGTCAGAGCTTGGAAGATGCCGCCATTACCGCAGCCGCCCGCACTGTAGCCGATACGGTTTTGGGAAGGTCTGTAAAACCAGCGGATATCCTAACAACGATTTTGACTGGGAGAACCCCTGGCACAACCACGCCAACTAACACCCAGAACCAGCTAGTGATTATTGATCCAGAAACGGATCTACCCCTCACTTTTGGCTCGGATTTCTATCTAAGTGCGATCGCAAGTTCCTAAAATCAGAAGTTCTTAAAATCGTGAGTTTCTCAACCTAAGTCACTGGGGGCAAGTGCCCCCATTTTTTCTAGCTCAGCAGTAATGCCACAGGGAAATGTTGCAGCGCCTCCCCAACCAGTAGCGTGCTATTCGCCTCTAGAGATTGAGCCGTTAGGGCGTTTCGCCATCTAGTCGGTGCACCAGACGGCAACTCGATCGCTGTATCTTGCCAGACCTGTTGCGTCAGCGGGTATTCACCCGGTTGAATCATCTCCGTCAAGAACCGAGGCGCGATCGCGATCGCCATTTGGTCTTGATAACGACGAGCAAACGCCACTACATGATTTTGCCACTGCCCCGTCACCTTCAGCGGTAGATAATCTCCATCGCGGAACAGCTCAACCGCTTGATTTCTAGCCTGTAGCCCTTGAAAAGTCAGAAACAGCTTGATACGGCCATCTTCTTTAGAGTCTAATAACTCGGAAATTAGCTCCGGAACATTAGTGGCAATTCTCTGCTTAAGATCTTCCAAACAAGCTTGGCGCTGCTCAAAATTTACCGGACGGCGGTTATCTGGGTCCACCAAACTCAACTCCCAAAACTCCGTGCCTTGGTACAAGTCAGGGATACCAGGAGAAGCCAGCTTGAGCAAGGTTTGGGATAATGAATTGAACATGCCATAGTAAGCCACTCGCTGCTGGAAAGGACGCAATTCTTTAAGAAAAGGATTGTCCTCCGCAGGTTGCAAAACCGAGTCTACAAACTGAGCAAAGGCATTTTCGTATTCGGCATCTGGGCGCAGCCAAGCGGTATGAACTTTGGCTTCCCGTACCGCTTTGATCACATAGTCTTTGACCCGCCCCACAAACTGCTCAAACTCATCTGCTTGAAAGGGGAAGGCTCCCACCAGAGTTTGGTACAAGAAGTACTCGTCATTGTCATCGGGCATGATCTCACGCTGACGGCGCACTTTTTGGGAGCGGTTCATCTGGCTCCAATGAGTTACTTGCTGCTCCCACTCGTCCGGGATTTCTGAGAGGACATTTAGCCGCGCCCGCATATCTTCTCCACGCTTGGTGTCATGGGTAGCCGTGGCACTCATGGCATGGGGCCATTTGGCTTGCCGTTTTTGATTAAATTCGTGGAAAGCCTCTAAAGATAACCCAAAGTGGCTGGGGTCTCCACCAACTTCATTTAGGGAGACGAGGCGGTTATAGACATACAGAGTCGTGTCTTCCACTCCTTTCGCCATCAAGGGGCCTGTGTACTGCTGCATCCGCATGACAAAGTACAGCCAGTAATCTTTCTCCGCTTGGGTTAGGTAGTCTTCGTAATCTAAGAGCAACAGTTTCTCAATGAAGTTCAGCTCATTTTGTAGGAGTGGCACCCGCTCCTTGGCGCTGTCAATCACTTCCGTAATATAAGGGCGATCGCGCTCAGAAAAGCCCTCTTGAGTCACATAGGTACGGTAAATAGGGAAGATGGTTAAAATTTCTGCCAGCGCTCGCTTGAGACCATTAATCGTGAAATCGTTGCCATAACGGTATTTGCCTGAAATATTTTTCAGGAGCTGCGTTAAGTTCTCAATGTCTCCTGCTAAGTTTTTCTCTAAAATCAGCCGCTTGTTTTCATTGACCAGATCATCATAGGTAGACCTAAAACGAGTCAGCTTCGCGTAGATGTCATCAAATCTTGACTCGTTTTCAGCCTTGCAGAAAATTCCGCTGACATAATTTAGGTAGTCATACCCTGATGTCCCTTCAATCGGCCAATCACGGGGCAACTCTTCTCCTGACTCTAAAATCTTTTCCACAGTGATATAGGTATCACCTGTTTTTTCTCGGAGTCGCTCTAAATACTGGAGGGGATTATACAGACCATCGATGTGATCAATTCTTAATCCAGTAAACTTGCCTTCTTCTACTAGCTTGCAAATGAGATTATGAGTATTATTAAATACTTTTAACTCTTCAACTCGAATAGAAATCAACTCATTGACTGTAAAAAAGCGGCGATAGTTAATCTCTTCCGCTCCCACTTTCCAGAAGGAAAGCCGAAAGAATTGATCAGAAAGCAAACTGTCTAAAAGATTAAAGCTTTCTGGATTGCCAGCTTCGCCATTGAAATCTTGGATGTTTTGCTCAATAAATGCTTTTACTTCTTCGTTACTGTTGTAAAGCTCCCAAAGCAAACCTTTCACAAAAGCAATTTGATCTTGCCGCTGTTTACCCGTTGCTTCCAAGGGGACGTTTTTAACCAGGTAAAGAATGCCAAGCAGCTTCACAAAATCGGGATTTTGTCTACCTAAGGCTCTAGTGAGTCGTCCCAAATTGTGGGTGAGAAATTGGGCGTAGGATTCTAGCTTGAGCGGTATCTTTAAGCTGTAATAATTAACGCTTAATCCAGTTTCATCATAATCAAGCTGAATTTGCCCATGCTCTAGACAGCGCCCATAAAAATCCCCTAGCAAGGGCGTTAAAATTCGGTCTTTATTCTCATCAAAAGGAAAGTTCCAGGCAATATCAAAATACTCTACATACTCCGATGTAGGACCATTCTCCAGCACATCCATGAGGTAATGGTTTTCGCTGTCGTAAGCCATGTGGTTGGGCACAATATCCTGCAACCAACCCATGTTGTGCTGTTGCAGTTCTTGTACCAACGTTTCAAAAGCTTCAGTTGGACCTAACTCTGGGTTGAGTTGGCTGGGATCAACGACATCATATCCGTGAGAGCTGCCTGCTCTAGCCTTAAAGATAGGTGAGGCATAGAGATCGGAGATACCAAGGTTAGCCAGATAAGCTGTGATTTTTCTAGCATCTTCAAATCCAAAAGCGGAGTTGAATTGAATGCGATAAGTTGCGTTAGGAATCCGCATAGGAAGGTTTGGGCTCCTGAGTCGATGGGAGGGATGAGGGAGGAAGGAGGAAATGGGAAGAATGAGGGAGGAAGGAGGAAATGGGAAGAATGAAGGATAAAAAAGGACGAAAAAGGAAGGGAAAAAGGGAATGGGGGCAATTAGGCGATCGCTTGGTAGACGATGCAATTCCAGGGTTGGAGGGTGACCTGCTGATCAACAGATAGGGTATCAGAGGCTGAGGGATTTGAGCCTTGCCATTTTGGGTCGGCGGAGTCGAGGATTTTATGCCAATCAGCCTTAGGAATTTCGAGTTGGTGAGTAGTGGGTTGATCGCTAAAGTTCATTAAAACGGCAATTTGCTCGGTGTCACTCCAGCGTCTAAGTACCAATAAGTTGTCGATGTTGATAGCGCTGAGGCGATCGCGGCTGAGTTGAGCCAGAGAAGGGATCGTTTTCCGGAGTTGGATTAAATGCTTGTACCAATCCAACATGGTTTTGTTTTTGCCTTCGTTGCGCTTTTCCCAATTCAGCTTGCACTTGTTGAAAGTTTCTACGCCTTCGGGATCGTCAGGTTCTCCTTCGCAGTGAAACGCGGCAAATTCCTGTTTACGGCCTTCTCGCACCGCTTTAATCAGGTCGGGATCGGAGTGGCTAACGAAGTAAACAAAAGGCGCGGGTTCGTCGTACTCTTCACCCATAAACAACAGAGGAATGTAGGGAGAGAGGAGCACCGCCGCCGCCGTCAGCTTGGCAGATTCGTAGGGGATCATGTGGGAGAGACGCTCACCCAACATCCGATTACCAATTTGGTCGTGGTTTTGGCTGCAAATCACGAACTGAGAACAGGGGCGATCGGTAGCGACATTGCCATGAAAGCGGTGCCGATGAGGAGAATACTTCCAATCGTAGACAAAGGTGTCGCTGTACGCTTTAGCGAGTTGTTCACACTCACCGAAGTCTTGGTAGTAGCCTTGGCGATCGCTGCTGACTAAAGCATGGAGGGCATGGTGAAAGTCGTCACTCCATTGAGCATCCATGCCATAACCTCCCTGCTCCACCGGACGAATCATGCGGGGATCATTGAGGTCGCTTTCAGCAATTAGGTACAATTGGCGACCTACTTGCTCAGATAGAGTGACCACATTCTCATGCAGTTCTTGGAGGAAGTGCTTGGCACCATGATCATAGATGGCATGAACCGCGTCTAGGCGGAGGGCATCGATATGGTAGTCTCGCAGCCAATACAGGGTGTTCTCGATGAAGTAATTGCGCACGCCTGGGCTGTAGGTGTCATCAAAGTTAATAGCACTGCCCCAAGGAGTCCGGTAAGTATCCGTAAAGTAAGGCCCAAAGCAGCTTGAATAGTTCCCTTCCGGGCCAAAGTGGTTGTAAACCACATCCAAAACTACCGCTAGCCCTTGTTGGTGGCAAGCATTCACGAGTTTCCTCAAACCTTCGGGGCCACCATAGGAGTCTTGCACCGCAAAAGGATAGACGCCATCATAACCCCAGTTGCGATCGCCTGGAAACTGCGCCACTGGCATGATCTCGATCGCATTGATCCCCAAGTCTTTCAGGTCAGCTAGCCGAGCGATCGCAGCTTCAAAGGTGCCTTCCTGGGTAAAGGTGCCGACATGCAATTCGTAGAGGATCATCGTCTCTAAAGAAATGCCGTTCCAGTTGCTATCGCTCCAGTTAAATTGGTGATCAACCACCTCAGAAGGGCCATGTACGCCTTGAGGCTGCAAGTTAGAGGCAGGATCGGGACGAGCTTCTGTATCACCTACCTGATACTGATAGAGAGTCCCTGGCTGCACGTCAGAAGCCATTATTCGCCAATATCCGCCTTCCTGCTGCTCCATCGCCATCTGTTGCTGTTTGGGAGAAAGCAATTGTAAGGAGACAGTAGTGGCAGTGGGTGCCCAGACAATAAATTCACACTGACCATTTCCTAGATATTGAGCGCCAAGTCTCACGCTAAATGTCCTCCCTGAAGACCGTAAAAAAGTAGCGCACGACTCCTCAAAGCCATGCGATCGCAGATGTTAAAAACATTCAAAAAACTAGCTCTTAGGAATTGTGATGGGGGAACTAGGGTTAGGTCTAGTGCCGGAAGAGAGATCTTCGAGTTGTTATGGTTGGTACCTTATGGATGAGAACCGAGCTTTTGAGGGCATTTGTCCCAAACCCCGCTGGGGAACGGCCAAGCACAGCAATTACTTTAGCCTGGGTTAGAACTTACTGCATAGCTTCGTCATTCTCTCGCAGATTCGGCATCAAGGCAGTTCCTATGAGGGACAATTGAAGCCAGCGATCGCATCATATCCGCTCATATTGGCATGGAAAATTTGATTTCTCGTATGCAAACGGTGCAGTCTCCCATTATTCCAATTGTGGGGGAGCTGATTCGCCAACATCCTGGCACGATCTCTCTAGGGCAAGGCGTGGTTTACTATGGGCCACCACCGGAGGCGATCGCACAAATTCCTCAGTTTTTGGCTGATCCGGCGAATCACTTGTACAAAGCGAATGAAGGAATTCCACCGTTACTAGAGGCGATCGCAACTAAGCTCCAGACCTTTAATGGCATTGAGGTTAATGAACAAAATTCTTTGTTCGTGACCGCAGGCAGCAATATGGCGTTTATGCATGCCATTCTGGCGATTACTTCGGTGGGTGATGAAATTATTTTACAAACACCTTATTACTTCAACCACGAGATGGCGATTACGATCGCGGGTTGTCGTCCTGTGGTTGTGTCCACAGATGAGAATTACCAGTTGCAGCCAGAGGCGATCGCTCAAGCCATTACAGAGCGGACTCGTGCCGTGGTTACTATTTCTCCAAACAATCCTACGGGTGTGGTGTATCCAGAAGCAAGTTTACGAGCAGTAAATCAGCTCTGTCGCGATCGCGGTATCTATCACATCAGCGACGAAGCCTATGAGTACTTTACCTACAACGGCGTACCACATATCTCTCCTGGCTCCTTTTTAGGCAGTAACAGCCATACCATTTCTCTCTTTAGCCTCTCGAAAGCATATGGTTTTGCCAGTTGGCGCATCGGCTATATGGTCATTCCAGAACATCTCTCAGTGCCGATCAAAAAGATTCAGGACACCATTTTGATCTGTCCGCCTGTGATCTCCCAATACGCTGCTCTAGGAGCTTTACAGACAGGCTTTTCCTATTGCCAAGCGCATCTTCCAGCGATCGCAGAAGTTCGCCAGCTCGTTCTCAGCGCCCTCAAGCGGTTGAATGATTTATGTACCATTGCACCTGCCGACGGAGCCTTCTACTTTTTTCTCAAAGTTCAGACTGAGATACCAGTGATGGAACTCATTGAACGGCTGATTCACGAACATCAAGTTGCTGTTCTTCCGGGGGATACCTTTGGCATGACCACAGGATGTTATCTCCGCGTAGGCTATGGAGCCTTGCAAAAAGAGACAGCCACCGCAGGCATTGAGCGACTAGTAAAGGGTCTGCAAGCAATTTTGTCCTAGGCTGTTTCTTGATTCTATTAGAGCCTAACTTACTGATTATCTCCTTCAGCGTGGATCGATTTCATTCACTAATTCATTTACTAAAACCTCCACCACATCTCCATAACCCAACTGCAAACGAGCCTGAGCGCTGCCGCCATTCACCGCCACCTCCACCCAGCCATGACTCCCCACCAACGCTAACAACTCCCCAGACGGGCGATCGCTGTAACTAAACCCAGCCACGATTTCTCGATCGCCTACCACCACCGTCCAAGCTTTTCCTACAACCGCACTCGCAGGAATATTGGTAATCAAGTTGCCAAAGCGATCACAATATTGGACACAGCCCAAAATCCCTACTTGAGTTGGCGTACAACTAGGAAGCGGCAACTGCACCAAGCTTTGCAGATCAATGGCTGGCCCCAACTCCTGCAAAGCCACCCCCGATACCAAATGCGCCGCCACAGGTGCAAAAATATCACGGCCATGAAACGTCGAACTGGGTTGCCCCGATCGCCAAAACTGAGCATTGGTCAACTCCACCGCCGCGATCGCCACATGCCGACTCAACACCCCGCCAAACAATCCATTATCTGGCCCCACCAAAAACCCCTCCTCCAGCTCAACCGCGATCGCCCGTCGCGTACTCCCCA
This region of Trichocoleus desertorum NBK24 genomic DNA includes:
- a CDS encoding pyridoxal phosphate-dependent aminotransferase encodes the protein MENLISRMQTVQSPIIPIVGELIRQHPGTISLGQGVVYYGPPPEAIAQIPQFLADPANHLYKANEGIPPLLEAIATKLQTFNGIEVNEQNSLFVTAGSNMAFMHAILAITSVGDEIILQTPYYFNHEMAITIAGCRPVVVSTDENYQLQPEAIAQAITERTRAVVTISPNNPTGVVYPEASLRAVNQLCRDRGIYHISDEAYEYFTYNGVPHISPGSFLGSNSHTISLFSLSKAYGFASWRIGYMVIPEHLSVPIKKIQDTILICPPVISQYAALGALQTGFSYCQAHLPAIAEVRQLVLSALKRLNDLCTIAPADGAFYFFLKVQTEIPVMELIERLIHEHQVAVLPGDTFGMTTGCYLRVGYGALQKETATAGIERLVKGLQAILS
- a CDS encoding type I restriction endonuclease, producing the protein MDFIDQLRGISDQIPKLRDQILGNEQATKSALIMPFMQALGYNVFNPGEVYPEFGADVPEVKGDKVDYAILQDGKPIILIECKSCGESLEKPQHISQLFKYFNATEAKFSILTNGIIYRFYSDLEKQNIMDSRPFLEFNMLNIQEAPLDELKKFSKSSFNPDELKNTATSLMYTREIKRIMAEQLINPSPEFVKFFASQIYQDKLKQSVIDMFADIVKSSLSEFIKERITGTLQTALKAEDAASIPSNPSTGVPSDGIITTEEELEGFLIVKAILSEVIDPKRIQLKDTKSYAGILLDGNTWKTVCRLRFNSKQKYVSLFSEDKKEVSHPIDDLHAIYRLASELKSRVSRLDKGNVTTELVSTDDGGNEEVLV
- a CDS encoding S-layer homology domain-containing protein, which encodes MTGFSRWTAKSTALLALGLTTVVAAPVVAPIVMTAPASAAELSDVRDHWGRPFIEKLADENIISGFPDGTYKPNQPVTRAQFAAIVRKAFNKDRIRSSRGFADVSSNYWAASAIDAAYETGFLSGYPNNQFRPDEQIPRVQVLVSLASGLNLKADQAAASTLGIYADARQIPTYATEGVAAATEDNIVVNYPNVSYLNPNDVTTRAEVAAFIYQALVKSGRLQPLATQLDVNRYIAKSNTTGTTPTGQTPVSNTPAAQNPELRIAQGTKVNVKYEASDKVVVAPGESINMTLVTASDVKNSQGKVLIPVNSRLEGQLIPRYSGSTFLGTQFVAQRLLVGNQTYNSPNITSPLVTAKAPEEVKRQSLEDAAITAAARTVADTVLGRSVKPADILTTILTGRTPGTTTPTNTQNQLVIIDPETDLPLTFGSDFYLSAIASS
- the treY gene encoding malto-oligosyltrehalose synthase, yielding MRIPNATYRIQFNSAFGFEDARKITAYLANLGISDLYASPIFKARAGSSHGYDVVDPSQLNPELGPTEAFETLVQELQQHNMGWLQDIVPNHMAYDSENHYLMDVLENGPTSEYVEYFDIAWNFPFDENKDRILTPLLGDFYGRCLEHGQIQLDYDETGLSVNYYSLKIPLKLESYAQFLTHNLGRLTRALGRQNPDFVKLLGILYLVKNVPLEATGKQRQDQIAFVKGLLWELYNSNEEVKAFIEQNIQDFNGEAGNPESFNLLDSLLSDQFFRLSFWKVGAEEINYRRFFTVNELISIRVEELKVFNNTHNLICKLVEEGKFTGLRIDHIDGLYNPLQYLERLREKTGDTYITVEKILESGEELPRDWPIEGTSGYDYLNYVSGIFCKAENESRFDDIYAKLTRFRSTYDDLVNENKRLILEKNLAGDIENLTQLLKNISGKYRYGNDFTINGLKRALAEILTIFPIYRTYVTQEGFSERDRPYITEVIDSAKERVPLLQNELNFIEKLLLLDYEDYLTQAEKDYWLYFVMRMQQYTGPLMAKGVEDTTLYVYNRLVSLNEVGGDPSHFGLSLEAFHEFNQKRQAKWPHAMSATATHDTKRGEDMRARLNVLSEIPDEWEQQVTHWSQMNRSQKVRRQREIMPDDNDEYFLYQTLVGAFPFQADEFEQFVGRVKDYVIKAVREAKVHTAWLRPDAEYENAFAQFVDSVLQPAEDNPFLKELRPFQQRVAYYGMFNSLSQTLLKLASPGIPDLYQGTEFWELSLVDPDNRRPVNFEQRQACLEDLKQRIATNVPELISELLDSKEDGRIKLFLTFQGLQARNQAVELFRDGDYLPLKVTGQWQNHVVAFARRYQDQMAIAIAPRFLTEMIQPGEYPLTQQVWQDTAIELPSGAPTRWRNALTAQSLEANSTLLVGEALQHFPVALLLS
- the treZ gene encoding malto-oligosyltrehalose trehalohydrolase, with product MRLGAQYLGNGQCEFIVWAPTATTVSLQLLSPKQQQMAMEQQEGGYWRIMASDVQPGTLYQYQVGDTEARPDPASNLQPQGVHGPSEVVDHQFNWSDSNWNGISLETMILYELHVGTFTQEGTFEAAIARLADLKDLGINAIEIMPVAQFPGDRNWGYDGVYPFAVQDSYGGPEGLRKLVNACHQQGLAVVLDVVYNHFGPEGNYSSCFGPYFTDTYRTPWGSAINFDDTYSPGVRNYFIENTLYWLRDYHIDALRLDAVHAIYDHGAKHFLQELHENVVTLSEQVGRQLYLIAESDLNDPRMIRPVEQGGYGMDAQWSDDFHHALHALVSSDRQGYYQDFGECEQLAKAYSDTFVYDWKYSPHRHRFHGNVATDRPCSQFVICSQNHDQIGNRMLGERLSHMIPYESAKLTAAAVLLSPYIPLLFMGEEYDEPAPFVYFVSHSDPDLIKAVREGRKQEFAAFHCEGEPDDPEGVETFNKCKLNWEKRNEGKNKTMLDWYKHLIQLRKTIPSLAQLSRDRLSAINIDNLLVLRRWSDTEQIAVLMNFSDQPTTHQLEIPKADWHKILDSADPKWQGSNPSASDTLSVDQQVTLQPWNCIVYQAIA
- a CDS encoding S-adenosyl-l-methionine hydroxide adenosyltransferase family protein, coding for MTQPLVTLLTDFGLSDVYVGVMKGVIAGVCRGVRVIDLTHGVPPQDVVAARFCLLNAYPYFPLGTVHVAVVDPGVGSTRRAIAVELEEGFLVGPDNGLFGGVLSRHVAIAAVELTNAQFWRSGQPSSTFHGRDIFAPVAAHLVSGVALQELGPAIDLQSLVQLPLPSCTPTQVGILGCVQYCDRFGNLITNIPASAVVGKAWTVVVGDREIVAGFSYSDRPSGELLALVGSHGWVEVAVNGGSAQARLQLGYGDVVEVLVNELVNEIDPR